From the genome of Chthoniobacterales bacterium:
GTCAACCCCCTCCACGCGCGGTCGGGTAGTTGCATGAGCCAGCAAACCAGTGACGCCCACGCCACAACGACGTGTGCGTTCTGCCAACCGCGAGGGCCGAAAAGGGAATAAGGCGGCTGTGCAAATATTGAAAAGACCGCGGACGGATGCCAGGCCGAGGGGCCGGAAAGTTTCCACGCGCCGATTGTTTCGGCGATGTTCGAGCCGATCGTGTCCGGACCGCGGATCGCAACCAGGGCGGCGAGAGTCAACAGCGCCGAGAAAAGCACCCCTGCAGCCCTCTTCCAACCCGGGCGCTTGTCTGTTCGTTCAGTTCGCGTCACCAGCGGATGAGATTAAACAAGCGGGTGGCTTTTGTCGCGCCCGCTTCGGGACCTCGCCCCGACTGCGAGGCTCAATCTTCAGAGACCTTCACCACGGATTGGCCGGGGCGACGCGCCACATTCACCGAGACGGGCGTGTCGTCGTCATCATCCACCCCGCCGATCTGGACCGTGGGTCCGAACGGAACCGTGCGGATGTTCAATCCCGAAGCGTTTTGCGAGACATGCGGCGAGCAACCTGCGCCAGCCACGACGACCATGGCCGCCGTGGCAGCGAGTATTTTCGGGGTCGGGGTTTTCATTGCTTCGTTCGTGATCGATCTCATGCGGAAGGGACCAACTTAATGTCATCAAGATACAGCACGCCGTCGGGTGCCATGAGTTCGAATATGATTTCGATGACACCTTCCGAGGTGAGCTTTTCTTTGTTCAGCTCGCGCTCGTTTTTGAAATCAACCTTGATCTGCTTGTTGACGGTTCCCCATGAGGATCCGGCGCTGAAATCAAAGGATTCGTTGCGGGCTTCAGCGATCGCGTTCGCTTTCCTTTCCACGGCCCCGCGTTCTTTCCGCACAAGGCGGTCCTCGCCCAGTTTTTTGTAGCCGCGCCATGCAATGGTCACTTTTTCGTTCGAAACTTTCGCACCTTTTGCCTGGAAGCTGAATGTGTATGTCTTGCCGATCTCTAATTGGATACTCTGGCGGATGATAAAAATGTTGGGCGGGCTTATCCGCCCGCGCTCCTCGGCGGATGCCCGGAAAAGAGCGTCATCGTCCGGCGCTTGCCCAGTGTTTCCGGACGCCGTCGAGCTCCATATCGGCCGTGGCATCACTTTGTTGGGACATGGTGCGTATCCGAGTTTGAGCACTTTGGAACCCTCGCGCGGTTCCGCGCTGGCGTCTTCCTGGGATCCCACACAACTCGCGTAGGCGAAAAAATTGCCTTTCATCAGACCGACTTCGATGTCCCACTGCGAAGGCAAGAGCCAGACGCCGGGTGTCGGCGCGGTGCCTTTTAGGTCGGCGGGAGTTTCGAACTTCGGCTGCTCCTTCGTTCCTTTATTGGCAAGCCACATCATGCGGCCGGTGTTCTTTCCCGTGACCAGATCGAATAACCCGTCGCCGTTCAGATCGCCCGCAGCTATTGCGTGGATTCCCGCGCCAAGAACCAGCGCCTGGTTTTCGTCTTGGGTGAGGCCGCCGCTCTTCGCCAGATACCCGGAAGGTTTGATCGTGTCTCCGAATTTCCACCCTTGCGGCCGCAAATAAGCGGTGAGACGTCCGCGCCGGTCGGCCACAACCAAATCGAGTTGGCCGTCGCCGTTGGCATCGGCCAAAGCCGGGCGCAGTTGCTCCCGACCTTCGCCCAGAGCCAAAGGCTGGCGTTTTTCTTCGCTGAACATCGGGGCCAGTGCCGTGCCAGAATTCAGAAAAAGGTGCACATTATTGGCTGAGTAAGAGCCTTCGCCGACGAGAAGATCGGGCTTCTTGTCGCCGTCCCAGTCATACATCAAAGGCGCAAAGACATTCCCCCACCGGGAATCCGGGTTCTTCGTGAGTTTCAGATTGGCTTTCGCCAACGATTGTGGTTGAGCAAACAGCGGTGCCTTGGCGCTCCCGGTATTGGGGATGAGAAATATCTCGCCGTTGTAGGTG
Proteins encoded in this window:
- a CDS encoding VCBS repeat-containing protein gives rise to the protein MNFPRTAALLCLAASTVHAEKPAAPPPPVRTVLNGGFERSFQSPNLWSGIDKDGNLAGFRTQMPVLNESGNIADTPLPISPAIGDLNGDNLPDILASDPVGYIRIYFNSGTATEPKFTFGELTMPYLALREGQPPWTLPTFGGVEAGRWGYLWVNRRKGVSVALADNGNAGKLDLVAGTYNGEIFLIPNTGSAKAPLFAQPQSLAKANLKLTKNPDSRWGNVFAPLMYDWDGDKKPDLLVGEGSYSANNVHLFLNSGTALAPMFSEEKRQPLALGEGREQLRPALADANGDGQLDLVVADRRGRLTAYLRPQGWKFGDTIKPSGYLAKSGGLTQDENQALVLGAGIHAIAAGDLNGDGLFDLVTGKNTGRMMWLANKGTKEQPKFETPADLKGTAPTPGVWLLPSQWDIEVGLMKGNFFAYASCVGSQEDASAEPREGSKVLKLGYAPCPNKVMPRPIWSSTASGNTGQAPDDDALFRASAEERGRISPPNIFIIRQSIQLEIGKTYTFSFQAKGAKVSNEKVTIAWRGYKKLGEDRLVRKERGAVERKANAIAEARNESFDFSAGSSWGTVNKQIKVDFKNERELNKEKLTSEGVIEIIFELMAPDGVLYLDDIKLVPSA